The following is a genomic window from Clostridia bacterium.
CTTTTTTGGTCCTTCTATACAAAATATCCACCTCTTGAGCCCCAAGTCGTTTGGCCACCCTTGCAGCATCAATAGCCGAATTCCCTCCTCCCACTACTACAACCTTTCTTCCTATCTGCATAGGATTGCCTAAATTTACATCTTTCAAAAAATCAACAGCAGAAATAACACCTTTAGCATTTTCACCAAGTATATTCAATGGCAGAGATTTATGACTTCCTATGGCAATGAACACTGCATCAAAATTCCTTCTTATATCCCTAAAAGACAAATCACTCCCCACCTTCATATTAGTTATCACATCCACTCCCTGGGATAAAATATATTGTATCTCTCTATTTAAAACCTTTTTAGGCAATCTGTATTCAGGGATGGTCAATGCCAGCATACCTCCCAAAACTTTCTCTTGTTCAAACACCACCGGCCTATATCCCCACCTTGCCAAATAATATGATGCAGTCAAACCTGCCGGCCCCGAACCTATGACAGCAATCTTTTTATTTTTATCCTGAGCAACATCTTTTCCTTGGCTTTGATGTATTTCAGACCAATGTTCAAATTCATAATCTGCAACAAATCTCTTCAATGTCTTTATAGCTATAGCCTGATCTATGCCAGCCCTCTGACACTTAAATTCACAGGGATGATTGCATACTCTGCCGCAAACAGTAGGAAACGGATTATTCTCTCTAATGACTTCAACAGCCTTAACGAATTGTTTCCTTTGTATATACTCAATATATCTAGGTACATCCACCCCGGCAGGACATGCATTCTGACAAGGGGCATTAAACAAAGCAGCACATTTAGAGGCTACACAATTGTTAAAATCGATATGGGCCTGATATTCGTCTCTGAAATATTTTATCGTATTCAGCACAGGGTTAGGTGCTGTTTGGCCAAGTCCACAAAGAGCAGTATCCCTTATTTCATTTCCAAGCTTGGCAAGCTTTTCTATGTCGCCCTTTTCCCCTTTACCTTTAGTTATCCTATCCAATATCTCCAGCATTCTTTTAGTACCCAACCTGCATGGTGTGCATTTGCCGCAGGATTCTTCCTGCACAAATTCAAGAAAAAATTTAGCCAAATCCACCATACAGGTATCATCATCCATAATTATCAATCCGCCTGAACCCATAATTGTACCCAGTTCTGTCAATGATTCATAATCAACCGGCACATTAAGGGCATCTTTGGGTATGCAGCCTCCTGAAGGGCCTCCTGTTTGGGCAGCCTTGAATGGTTTGTCGCCGATAATTCCGCCTCCGATATCATATATTATGTCTCCTAGTTTGGTACCCATAGGAACCTCCACCAATCCGGTATTTCTCACATTGCCTGCAAGGGCAAAAACTTTTGTACCCGGACTTTCTTTTGTCCCTATACTCCTAAACCATTGATGCCCTTTCAATAATATAGCAGGCACATTTACATAGGTCTCTACATTATTTATCAAAGTTGGATGTTCCCACAATCCTTTGTTTGCAGGGAAAGGAGGCTTAGGTCTCGGCTCCCCTCTCTTACCTTGCACAGAGGACATAAGTGCAGTCTCTTCACCACATACAAAAGCACCTGCACCCACCCTTATATCCATATCAAAATCAAAACCGGTATTCATTATATTCTTGCCTAATAGTCCGTACTCTCTTGCTTGATTTATGGCATGAGAAAGCCTTTGAACAGCTAGAGGATACTCCGCCCTTATATAAATATATCCTTGTTTTGCTCCTACTGCATATCCTGCTATCGCCATACCTTCAATCAGGGCATGAGGATCTCCTTCAATTATACTTCTGTCCATAAAAGCTCCCGGATCTCCTTCATCTGCGTTACAAACAACATATTTTATATAGTCTTCAGCTTTAGCAGTCAAATCCCACTTAATTCCAG
Proteins encoded in this region:
- the nuoF gene encoding NADH-quinone oxidoreductase subunit NuoF; translated protein: MSMIRNQILICGGGGCISSGSKEFYQELDRQINRFNLQDEIKVIVTGCMGLCSLGPLMMIYPEGIFYKQVKCDDIKEIVERHLYEGNVVERLLYTEPDTGNKLKTVVEIPFFNRQKKIALKNVGKIDPKQIEEYIAFDGYFGLARAINQMTAQKVIEEIKKSGLRGRGGAGFPTGIKWDLTAKAEDYIKYVVCNADEGDPGAFMDRSIIEGDPHALIEGMAIAGYAVGAKQGYIYIRAEYPLAVQRLSHAINQAREYGLLGKNIMNTGFDFDMDIRVGAGAFVCGEETALMSSVQGKRGEPRPKPPFPANKGLWEHPTLINNVETYVNVPAILLKGHQWFRSIGTKESPGTKVFALAGNVRNTGLVEVPMGTKLGDIIYDIGGGIIGDKPFKAAQTGGPSGGCIPKDALNVPVDYESLTELGTIMGSGGLIIMDDDTCMVDLAKFFLEFVQEESCGKCTPCRLGTKRMLEILDRITKGKGEKGDIEKLAKLGNEIRDTALCGLGQTAPNPVLNTIKYFRDEYQAHIDFNNCVASKCAALFNAPCQNACPAGVDVPRYIEYIQRKQFVKAVEVIRENNPFPTVCGRVCNHPCEFKCQRAGIDQAIAIKTLKRFVADYEFEHWSEIHQSQGKDVAQDKNKKIAVIGSGPAGLTASYYLARWGYRPVVFEQEKVLGGMLALTIPEYRLPKKVLNREIQYILSQGVDVITNMKVGSDLSFRDIRRNFDAVFIAIGSHKSLPLNILGENAKGVISAVDFLKDVNLGNPMQIGRKVVVVGGGNSAIDAARVAKRLGAQEVDILYRRTKKDMPAEKSEIVEAEREGIKIFTQVIPKKIFCDEDNRVIGMECCRMVLSDFDRSGRRKPVPEKGSEYRIDADTVLTAIGLFQDIEGLDETNSVRIGPTGKLLIDKGALKTSMQGVFVGGDCLRGPDTVIQAIADGKNAAYEIDKYLGGNQQQLDELQRYDRKYFAPLIERQTKRVDEKSMDIKQRQNNFKEVELSLS